One window of the Saccopteryx bilineata isolate mSacBil1 chromosome 2, mSacBil1_pri_phased_curated, whole genome shotgun sequence genome contains the following:
- the TBX2 gene encoding T-box transcription factor TBX2, with protein sequence MREPALAASAMAYHPFHAPRPADFPMSAFLAAAQPSFFPALALPPGALAKPLPDPGLAGAAAAAAAAAAAAEAGLHVSALGPHPPAAHLRSLKSLEPEDEVEDDPKVTLEAKELWDQFHKLGTEMVITKSGRRMFPPFKVRVSGLDKKAKYILLMDIVAADDCRYKFHNSRWMVAGKADPEMPKRMYIHPDSPATGEQWMAKPVAFHKLKLTNNISDKHGFTILNSMHKYQPRFHIVRANDILKLPYSTFRTYVFPETDFIAVTAYQNDKITQLKIDNNPFAKGFRDTGNGRREKRKQLTLPSLRLYEEHCKPERDGAESDASSCDPPPAREPPPSPGVAPSPLRLHRTRAEDKSFTADSDPEPERLSEERTGPALGRSPALDGSSPPRLTEPERSRERRSPERGKEPAESGGDGPFGLRSLEKERAEARRKDDGRKEAGEGKEPSLAPLVVQTDSASPLGAGHLPGLAFSGHLHGQQFFGPLGAGQPLFLHPGQFAMGPGAFSAMGMGHLLASVAGGGGNGGGGGPGTTTGLDAGGLGPAVSAASTAAPFPFHLSQHMLASQGIPMPTFGGLFPYPYTYMAAAAAAASALPATSAAAAAAAAAGSLSRSPFLGSARPRLRFSPYQIPVTIPPSTSLLTTGLAAAEGSKAAGGNSREPSPLPELALRKVGAPPRGALSPSGSAKEAASELQSIQRLVSGLESQRALSPGRESPK encoded by the exons ATGAGAGAGCCGGCGCTGGCGGCCAGCGCCATGGCTTACCATCCGTTCCACGCGCCACGGCCGGCCGACTTCCCCATGTCCGCCTTCCTGGCGGCGGCGCAGCCCTCCTTCTTCCCGGCGCTCGCACTGCCGCCGGGCGCGCTGGCCAAGCCTCTGCCTGACCCGGGCCTGGCGGGGGCGGCGGCCGCAGCGGCAGCGGCCGCAGCGGCGGCCGAGGCGGGGCTGCACGTCTCGGCACTCGGCCCGCACCCGCCCGCCGCGCATCTGCGCTCGCTTAAGAGCCTGGAGCCCGAGGACGAGGTGGAGGACGACCCCAAGGTGACGCTGGAAGCCAAAGAGCTGTGGGACCAGTTCCACAAGCTGGGCACGGAGATGGTCATCACCAAGTCCGGGAG GCGGATGTTTCCTCCATTCAAGGTGCGAGTCAGCGGTCTGGACAAGAAGGCCAAATACATCCTGCTGATGGACATTGTGGCCGCTGATGATTGCCGGTATAAATTCCATAATTCGCGCTGGATGGTGGCCGGTAAGGCCGATCCGGAGATGCCCAAACGCATGTACATCCACCCGGACAGCCCGGCCACGGGAGAGCAGTGGATGGCCAAGCCTGTGGCCTTCCACAAGCTGAAGCTGACTAACAACATCTCCGACAAACACGGTTTT ACCATCCTGAACTCTATGCACAAGTACCAACCGCGCTTCCACATTGTGCGAGCCAACGACATCTTGAAGCTGCCCTACAGCACCTTCCGCACCTACGTGTTCCCGGAGACCGACTTCATCGCGGTCACTGCCTACCAGAACGACAAG ATCACGCAGCTGAAGATCGACAACAACCCGTTTGCCAAGGGATTCCGGGACACCGGCAACGGCAGGAGGGAGAAAAG GAAGCAGCTGACTCTGCCTTCTCTGCGCTTGTACGAAGAACACTGCAAGCCGGAACGCGACGGTGCGGAGTCGGACGCCTCGTCTTGCGACCCTCCCCCCGCACGGGAGCCTCCACCGTCCCCGGGGGTAGCGCCTAGTCCCCTTCGCCTGCACCGGACCAGAG CCGAGGATAAATCGTTCACCGCAGACAGCGACCCAGAACCCGAGAGGCTGAGCGAGGAGCGCACCGGCCCGGCGCTAGGCCGCAGCCCGGCCCTGGATGGCAGCAGCCCCCCTCGCTTGACCGAACCCGAGCGCTCCCGGGAGCGGCGCAGCCCGGAGAGGGGCAAAGAGCCCGCGGAGAGCGGTGGGGACGGCCCGTTTGGTCTGCGGAGCCTAGAGAAGGAGCGGGCTGAAGCCCGGCGGAAGGACGATGGGCGCAAGGAGGCGGGTGAGGGCAAGGAGCCCAGCCTGGCACCACTGGTGGTACAGACAGACAGTGCTTCCCCTCTGGGCGCCGGCCACCTCCCGGGACTGGCTTTCTCCGGCCATCTGCACGGGCAGCAGTTTTTCGGGCCACTGGGGGCCGGCCAGCCGCTCTTTCTGCACCCGGGACAGTTTGCCATGGGCCCTGGAGCCTTCTCTGCCATGGGCATGGGCCACCTGCTGGCCTCGGTAGCAGGCGGCGGTGGCAATGGCGGAGGCGGCGGCCCCGGGACTACCACCGGGCTAGACGCAGGCGGGCTGGGTCCCGCGGTCAGTGCAGCGAGCACCGCCGCGCCCTTCCCGTTCCACCTCTCCCAGCACATGCTGGCATCTCAG ggAATCCCAATGCCCACTTTCGGAGGCCTCTTCCCCTACCCCTACACCTACATGGCAGCCGCTGCGGCAGCCGCCTCCGCTCTGCCGGCCACCAGTGCTGCAGCTGCAGCCGCTGCTGCAGCTGGTTCCCTCTCCCGGAGCCCCTTTCTGGGCAGTGCCCGGCCCCGTCTGCGCTTCAGCCCCTACCAGATCCCTGTCACCATCCCGCCTAGCACTAGTCTCCTCACCACTGGGCTGGCAGCAGCGGAGGGCTCCAAGGCTGCAGGCGGCAACAGTCGGGAGCCCAGCCCGCTGCCCGAGCTGGCTCTCCGTAAAGTGGGTGCCCCTCCCCGTGGTGCCCTCTCGCCCAGCGGCTCAGCCAAAGAGGCGGCCAGTGAACTGCAAAGCATTCAGAGACTGGTGAGTGGGCTGGAGAGCCAGCGAGCCCTCTCCCCCGGCAGGGAGTCTCCCAAGTGA